A portion of the Vibrio coralliirubri genome contains these proteins:
- the guaB gene encoding IMP dehydrogenase: protein MLRIAKEALTFDDVLLVPAHSTVLPNTADLRTQLTKNISLNIPMISASMDTVTEARLAIALAQEGGIGFIHKNMSIEQQAEMVRQVKIYEAGVVSHPVTVSPDATIADVVALTQKHGFAGFPVVTETNELVGIITGRDVRFVTDLSKKVDVVMTPKARLASVKEGATREEVQEKMHEARVEKVLVVNDDFQLTGMITAKDFHKAERKPNACKDERGSLRVGAAVGAGAGNEERVAALVEAGVDVLLIDSSHGHSEGVLNRIRETRAAYPDLQIIGGNVATGAGARALIEAGVSAVKVGIGPGSICTTRIVTGVGVPQVTAIADAAEVANEYGIPVIADGGIRFSGDICKAIVAGASCVMVGSMFAGTEEAPGEVILYNGRSYKSYRGMGSLGAMSQGSSDRYFQSDNAADKLVPEGIEGRIAYKGRLKEIVHQQMGGLRSSMGLTGSATVEEMRTKAEFVRISGAGMKESHVHDVQITKEAPNYRLG from the coding sequence ATGCTAAGAATTGCCAAAGAAGCGCTGACATTCGACGACGTACTGCTAGTGCCAGCACACTCCACCGTTCTCCCTAATACAGCTGATCTTCGCACTCAGCTGACGAAGAATATTTCCCTAAACATCCCAATGATATCTGCATCTATGGATACTGTGACAGAAGCTCGCCTAGCGATTGCACTGGCACAAGAAGGCGGAATAGGCTTCATTCACAAGAACATGTCTATTGAACAGCAAGCTGAAATGGTTCGCCAGGTTAAAATTTACGAAGCTGGTGTGGTTTCTCACCCAGTAACTGTAAGCCCTGATGCGACAATCGCTGATGTTGTAGCCCTTACCCAAAAACACGGCTTTGCCGGTTTCCCAGTTGTTACTGAAACAAACGAACTTGTTGGTATTATTACTGGCCGTGACGTTCGCTTTGTTACTGACCTTTCTAAGAAAGTTGATGTAGTAATGACGCCTAAAGCTCGCCTTGCTTCTGTTAAAGAAGGTGCAACTCGTGAAGAAGTTCAAGAGAAAATGCACGAAGCGCGTGTTGAAAAAGTTCTTGTTGTAAATGATGACTTCCAACTTACTGGAATGATCACTGCAAAAGATTTCCACAAAGCAGAACGTAAACCAAACGCTTGTAAAGATGAGCGCGGCAGCCTACGTGTAGGTGCAGCTGTTGGTGCTGGTGCTGGTAACGAAGAGCGCGTTGCTGCTCTAGTTGAAGCTGGCGTAGACGTTCTACTTATCGACTCTTCACACGGTCACTCTGAAGGCGTACTTAACCGTATCCGCGAAACTCGCGCTGCATACCCTGATCTACAAATCATCGGTGGTAACGTAGCAACTGGCGCTGGCGCTCGTGCTCTTATCGAAGCGGGTGTTAGTGCGGTTAAAGTTGGTATCGGCCCGGGTTCAATCTGTACGACTCGTATCGTTACTGGTGTTGGTGTTCCTCAAGTAACAGCAATCGCAGACGCAGCTGAAGTAGCTAACGAATACGGTATTCCAGTAATCGCAGATGGCGGTATCCGCTTCTCTGGCGATATCTGTAAAGCTATCGTTGCTGGCGCATCTTGTGTGATGGTTGGTTCAATGTTCGCGGGTACTGAAGAAGCTCCGGGTGAGGTTATTCTTTACAACGGTCGTTCTTACAAGTCTTACCGTGGTATGGGTTCTCTTGGCGCTATGTCTCAAGGTTCTTCTGACCGTTACTTCCAATCTGACAACGCTGCAGACAAGCTTGTTCCAGAAGGTATTGAAGGTCGTATCGCATACAAAGGTCGTCTAAAAGAGATCGTTCACCAACAGATGGGCGGTCTACGCTCAAGCATGGGCCTAACGGGTTCTGCAACTGTTGAAGAAATGCGTACTAAAGCTGAGTTTGTTCGTATCTCTGGTGCGGGCATGAAAGAATCTCACGTACACGATGTTCAAATCACGAAAGAAGCACCTAACTACCGTTTAGGTTAA
- the xseA gene encoding exodeoxyribonuclease VII large subunit, whose product MTNPNIFTVSRLNSEVRLLLENEMGIVWLVGEISNFSAPVSGHWYLTLKDSRAQVKCAMFRGNNRRVTFKPQNGNQVLVKARLSLYEPRGDYQLIIESMQPEGDGKLQQEFEKLKMNLAAEGLFAQSSKQPLPEHPKRVGVITSKTGAALFDILDVLKRRDPSLPVVVYPTMVQGEEAAIQIAQAIGRANERNECDVLIVGRGGGSLEDLWCFNNEIVARTIAASQIPIISAVGHEVDVTIADFVADMRAPTPSAAAELVSRDNSHKEQAFASKRARLVSAIRHVLIKQAQSTQTLKYRLEKQHPSYQLQMQSQQLDDLDMRLRRGMTQYLKQHAQRVERKQHQLQLNSPVKRLGEQKLHLQRSEQKLLDAMDKTLLTTRHQLAMAAEKLETVSPLATLKRGYSITHSASSKTVSSINDVEVGEVITTQVEDGVIESQVTTRVAKSEL is encoded by the coding sequence ATGACTAATCCAAACATCTTTACTGTTTCTCGCCTCAACTCAGAGGTTCGTCTCCTATTAGAAAACGAAATGGGAATAGTCTGGCTCGTTGGTGAAATCTCAAACTTCTCTGCACCTGTATCTGGTCACTGGTACCTCACGCTTAAAGACTCTCGCGCTCAAGTTAAGTGCGCCATGTTTCGTGGCAATAACCGCCGTGTCACCTTTAAGCCGCAGAATGGTAATCAAGTTCTCGTTAAAGCTCGCCTGTCTCTTTATGAGCCACGCGGTGACTATCAATTAATCATCGAAAGCATGCAGCCAGAGGGCGATGGTAAGCTTCAGCAAGAGTTTGAAAAGCTGAAAATGAACCTTGCCGCAGAAGGCCTATTTGCTCAATCGAGTAAGCAACCACTTCCTGAACACCCAAAGCGCGTTGGCGTTATCACCTCGAAAACCGGCGCTGCTCTGTTTGATATTCTTGACGTACTGAAAAGACGCGATCCTTCATTGCCTGTTGTGGTTTACCCGACCATGGTTCAAGGCGAAGAGGCGGCAATTCAGATTGCTCAAGCGATTGGACGAGCTAACGAACGCAATGAGTGTGATGTGTTGATCGTGGGTCGTGGCGGCGGTTCATTAGAAGACTTATGGTGCTTCAATAACGAGATCGTTGCTCGCACAATTGCAGCAAGCCAGATCCCGATTATCAGCGCAGTTGGCCACGAAGTTGACGTCACTATCGCCGATTTCGTCGCAGATATGCGTGCTCCAACGCCATCAGCAGCTGCAGAATTGGTTAGCCGTGACAACAGTCATAAAGAGCAAGCTTTTGCCTCTAAACGCGCTCGCTTAGTCAGTGCGATTCGTCATGTGTTAATCAAACAAGCACAATCCACTCAAACGTTGAAATACCGCTTAGAGAAACAACACCCGAGCTACCAACTGCAAATGCAGAGTCAGCAGCTTGATGACCTAGACATGCGTTTGCGTCGCGGTATGACTCAATACCTAAAGCAGCATGCACAGCGTGTTGAGCGCAAACAGCACCAGCTTCAGCTGAACTCGCCAGTGAAACGCCTTGGCGAACAGAAACTGCATTTACAACGCTCTGAGCAAAAGCTATTAGATGCGATGGATAAAACACTGCTAACCACTCGCCATCAGCTAGCCATGGCTGCAGAGAAGTTAGAAACCGTTAGTCCACTGGCTACCCTAAAGCGTGGCTACAGCATTACTCATTCCGCATCGAGCAAGACTGTGTCATCAATCAACGATGTTGAGGTGGGCGAAGTAATTACCACCCAAGTAGAAGATGGTGTGATTGAATCGCAAGTGACAACAAGAGTAGCGAAGAGCGAGCTTTAG
- the ureG gene encoding urease accessory protein UreG — translation MESYKQPLRIGIGGPVGSGKTALLEVLCKAIRDKLNIAVVTNDIYTQEDAKILTRAEALEPDRIIGVETGGCPHTAIREDASMNLAAVEELAKLHKNLDVVFVESGGDNLSATFSPELADLTIYVIDVAEGEKIPRKGGPGITRSDLLVINKIDLAPYVGASLEVMEQDTQRMRPTKPYVFTNLKESQGLDFIINFIVTEGMLTMKEPSATE, via the coding sequence ATGGAAAGTTATAAGCAACCCCTTCGAATTGGTATTGGTGGCCCGGTAGGGTCTGGTAAAACAGCCTTGTTAGAGGTGCTATGTAAGGCGATTCGCGACAAGCTCAACATTGCCGTGGTAACCAACGACATCTACACGCAAGAAGATGCAAAGATACTCACGCGAGCAGAAGCGCTAGAACCGGATCGTATCATTGGTGTTGAAACGGGTGGCTGTCCGCACACGGCGATCCGTGAAGATGCGTCGATGAACTTAGCTGCGGTAGAAGAGCTGGCTAAGCTGCACAAAAACCTCGATGTGGTATTCGTCGAAAGCGGTGGCGACAACCTCAGTGCGACGTTTAGCCCTGAATTAGCCGACCTGACTATCTACGTGATTGATGTAGCGGAAGGGGAGAAGATCCCACGTAAAGGCGGGCCGGGTATTACGCGTTCTGATCTGTTGGTTATCAATAAGATCGATTTAGCACCGTATGTAGGTGCGTCGCTTGAAGTGATGGAGCAAGACACTCAACGCATGCGACCAACTAAGCCATACGTGTTCACCAACCTAAAAGAGAGCCAAGGTTTAGATTTCATCATCAACTTTATTGTGACGGAAGGGATGCTGACCATGAAGGAGCCTTCTGCTACTGAGTAG
- a CDS encoding urease accessory protein UreF: MTTTENVAIYRLFQLISPSLPIGGFTYSQGLELAVEAGWVTDRNSMEQWLNTIVSSSVATLELPILERLYHALEKGELDEIEHWCNYLYSSRETSELRAEEKQRGQALNTLLKRLDIDISLVDSVDSHPNQLLGMCMAAQHWGIDLESLKQGYLWSWLENIVTAGVKLVPLGQTDGQLALINITNTFPDVIEKARAIEDWMVGSFSPSMALASSLHETQYTRLFRS, encoded by the coding sequence ATGACCACAACAGAAAATGTCGCCATCTATCGTCTGTTTCAATTGATCAGTCCGTCATTGCCAATTGGTGGGTTTACATACTCGCAAGGCTTAGAGTTAGCGGTTGAAGCGGGTTGGGTGACCGATCGCAACAGTATGGAACAGTGGCTCAATACCATCGTCAGTTCCAGTGTCGCGACTTTGGAATTGCCCATCTTAGAGCGTCTTTACCACGCTCTAGAAAAGGGTGAACTCGATGAGATTGAGCACTGGTGTAACTACCTGTACTCAAGCCGTGAAACCAGTGAATTGCGGGCGGAAGAGAAGCAACGTGGGCAGGCATTGAATACTTTGTTGAAGCGCTTAGATATCGATATTTCACTGGTGGACTCTGTTGATAGTCACCCAAACCAATTGCTGGGTATGTGTATGGCGGCTCAGCATTGGGGCATTGATTTAGAAAGCCTCAAGCAAGGTTACTTATGGAGCTGGCTTGAAAATATCGTTACCGCAGGCGTGAAACTGGTGCCTTTAGGGCAAACCGACGGGCAGTTGGCATTGATTAATATCACCAACACCTTTCCTGACGTAATCGAAAAGGCCCGAGCGATAGAAGATTGGATGGTAGGCAGTTTTTCGCCATCAATGGCATTAGCAAGTTCACTGCACGAAACACAATACACGAGACTATTTCGTTCGTAG
- a CDS encoding HupE/UreJ family protein has protein sequence MNFKTAAGLCTFTIASLTTSTMAFAHSGHGAHSVHESHSFMSGLTHPVTGMDHLIMLIAFGLLIGALSFSTKTKAALIGGGLASLVVGLIAGQALGFSVIVEPAIIASLFVVSLCLWHVFSPSTKRVNSVLAASVGMLFFHGYAHGVEAASNLTQFAAGMSITALALMVIGAYVGRAVYSKWMSVGVASASALLLLGA, from the coding sequence ATGAACTTTAAAACAGCAGCAGGCTTATGCACTTTCACAATAGCTTCTCTAACAACATCAACGATGGCTTTCGCTCACTCAGGACATGGAGCGCACTCAGTTCATGAGTCCCACTCATTTATGTCTGGCTTAACTCACCCGGTTACAGGAATGGATCACCTGATCATGTTGATCGCTTTCGGTTTGTTAATTGGCGCACTTTCATTTTCCACCAAGACAAAAGCCGCTCTGATTGGCGGTGGGTTGGCGTCTTTGGTGGTAGGGCTTATCGCAGGCCAAGCCTTAGGTTTCTCTGTGATTGTTGAACCTGCAATCATCGCTTCTCTATTCGTTGTCAGCTTATGCTTATGGCACGTGTTCTCACCATCGACTAAGCGTGTGAACAGTGTATTAGCGGCTTCAGTTGGCATGTTGTTTTTCCATGGTTATGCGCATGGCGTTGAAGCGGCAAGTAACCTAACTCAGTTTGCAGCGGGTATGAGCATCACAGCTTTGGCTCTGATGGTTATCGGTGCTTATGTTGGCCGCGCGGTTTACTCAAAATGGATGTCGGTTGGTGTGGCTTCAGCAAGCGCACTATTACTGTTAGGCGCGTAA